The Fluviicola sp. genome segment AGAATGTATTTGCTCAATTCTGTGGACCCACCGGTCATAATCAATTGCACGGAAGTTAATTTACGTTTGGTGATAGTCGGGTCATTCGTACAATTGTTTTTAATAAGTGTATAGAATGTTTCTCCGTTTGCCACAAAATTAGAGGTTGCACCCGTTAGTTGATCTCCGTTCAATTCTCCTACTTTCCAGGTAAATGATTTTTCTACCGGAACACCGTTGAAGTATTCGTCAAATTTGATTAACATACGTGCATCGACTACTTTCGCATTTCCATTGTTGGCTTTTAAACTAAGTGAATTATATTGCTGTACACCGGCTACTGTTTTAACAAACTGATAGCTGGCAGCAGCTGAAGGCTGGCTGATTACCATTCCGGATACCAGTTTTGTTTCAGCATTCACTACGATTGATCCTCCGTTGATAGTTGCAATCAATTTGTAAGTGACGTCTTCTTTCAGGGCTGTGTTTAAGTTTGCATCAGCTACAGCCGGTGGATTGGAAATATTGAATGTTTCCGTTTTGAAATAGTATACTTTCTGGTTCGGGCTGTAGAAAGCGCCCGGAGCTTTATTGGTCAAAACCGTATCTTTCAAAATCCACGTTCTGACTTTCGTGAATACATTGTTGGGAGGCAAAGAAGCCCATTCTTCGATTTTGATCTCTGCATCCTGGAAATAACTGGAATCTTCGATCTGAGCCACTTCCAGGGAATTGTTTGAACCTCCAAAAGTACGCGTCAGCTTTACATAGTGCAAAGAGTCGTTTTTATCCAGTAACCCGAACAAAACAGGTGTTTCCACATGCTCTCCGGCAAAATCAATATCGTCTTCACACGAAGTGATCAGTACCAGGGATGTCAGGATAATGGAGTAAAGTGAAAATTGGAGAAATTTCATGATGTATACAATTTGTCCCAAAAATACAATTTTAATTAATAGGATAAAACGATTAAAATAAACAGAAGCTACTGTTGAATCAATCCTTTACGCGATTAAATCTCATCGCTTTCAGCATCCAGTTGGGTAAAAACGCTCCCGGTTTTTTGTTTTTCAGATGGATGTACCATCCCAGTTTTTTCATAACAGGAACTTTGTGAGTCTCAACGAATTCAATCCAGGTGCCATCCGGATCTTCAATGTAGCTGAATCTTCCGCCTGCTTCTCCCATGTCGAATGTTTTCCCGGAATCAACTGTAAAAGGAAAGCCTGCTTCTTCGCATTCTTTTTGCAGATCGTCCATTCCCTGAACATCAAAACACAGGTGAATGAAGCCCCAGTCGCCCCAGAAACGGTCTTTGAAAATGGATTTTGCATCCGTGCGTTCCACTGCCTGAATCAATTCGATTTGAGTTGGTCCCAACAATTTTGCAAATGGCCCTTTGCGGTCTTCCGTATGTTGCAATAAGACTCTTCTGACTTTTTGGTTTCCGTTCGGAATGTTGTTGAAAGCATCGAAGGTATCCGTTACGTCGTAAACGATTTTGTCGTAGCCCAGAATTTTTTGATAAAGCGGCAAGGCTTTTTCGATAGAGCTGACACCGATCATAGATCCGGCAACTCCACCTGTTTTTCCTTCGAATTTGGTATCCATGAACCAACCAGACCCTTCCACGATGTCAAATAAATTCCCGTTCGGGTCTTCTACCAGGAAATGATAGCTTCCGTTTGGAAGTTTCTGTGGTTCAGACAATACTTTTGCGCCTTTTTTCACTAAAAATGCATGTGTTGCTTTCACATCTTTGGATTTGATGCGGCAGGCATACAACCCGAAATCACCCAGGATGATGGGTTCGGTACTTTTTTCTGTCGGACGGGAAGTAAACTGCCAGATCTCGAATCCACCACCGCTTTCCATGGAAAGGGCCAGTGTTGCAGTTCTGGAATGGATAACGCCTCCGGTATATCTGGTCATCAAAGGAGCTTCAGCTGCTTCTTCAAAAATGCGTACATCCACACCGAAATGTTCTCTATACCATTTCCAGATTGATTGAACGTCGGGAACACCGATTCCCATTTGCTGAATACCACAGATGATTTTTGCCATTTTTTCGAATTTGATGCGAATATACTAAAAGTTCAATCGTTCAAAAGTTCAATGGTTCAAAGTTTAGCTAATAAGCACTGATTTGAACTTTTAAACAGTTGGAACAATTTGAAACTTTTACCGGAATGCCCGTTCGTGGAAAATGATAAACCCGTATGTAAACTGGAACGCCAAAGGAGTTTTTTGCTTCGGGAAATAGTTA includes the following:
- a CDS encoding VOC family protein, producing the protein MAKIICGIQQMGIGVPDVQSIWKWYREHFGVDVRIFEEAAEAPLMTRYTGGVIHSRTATLALSMESGGGFEIWQFTSRPTEKSTEPIILGDFGLYACRIKSKDVKATHAFLVKKGAKVLSEPQKLPNGSYHFLVEDPNGNLFDIVEGSGWFMDTKFEGKTGGVAGSMIGVSSIEKALPLYQKILGYDKIVYDVTDTFDAFNNIPNGNQKVRRVLLQHTEDRKGPFAKLLGPTQIELIQAVERTDAKSIFKDRFWGDWGFIHLCFDVQGMDDLQKECEEAGFPFTVDSGKTFDMGEAGGRFSYIEDPDGTWIEFVETHKVPVMKKLGWYIHLKNKKPGAFLPNWMLKAMRFNRVKD